A window of Roseateles sp. XES5 genomic DNA:
GTTTGCGCCGGAAGCATTTCGCGCAGGATCTCGAAAGCCTTGCCGAGCTGCCAGGGGCGCGCCTTGCTGATCGGGTTGTAGAGCGCGATGACGAGGCCGGCCTCGGAAACCATGCGCAGCCGCTTCTCGATGATCTCCCAGGGCTTCAGATTGTCGGAAAGCGAGATGGCGCAGAAATCGTGACCGAGCGGCGCGCCGATGCGCGCGGCGACCGCCAGCATGGCGGTGACGCCGGGCACGATGACGAGATCGACCGTCTTCCACGCTTCCGGTCCGGCATCGATCGCCTCGCAGACCGCCGCCGCCATGGCGAAGACGCCGGGGTCGCCGCCCGAAACGACGCAGACGTCAATGCCCGCCGCTGCTCGCGTCAGGGCCGCCTCGGCGCGGTTCAGTTCCTCGCGATTGTCGGAGGCGACCTTGATCTGGTCGGGCCGCAGATTCAGCCGGTCGATATAGGGAAAGTAGCCGAAGAACTCGGTGGAAGCCGCAACGGCGTGAAGCGCTTCCGGCGTCATCTGGTCCGGATTGCCGGGACCGGTGCCGATCACGAAAAGCTTGCCGGTCATTGACGGCCGCTCCAGCCGGGCACGAGGACGAGCGAGAAATAGGGCGCGCTATCGTCGAGCTTTTCGGAGAGCCGCATCGACTTGCTCGACGGCGTGGTACCGCGCTCGACATAGACCGCTTCGCTGAGCCTGCCGGCATTCGCCAGCGCCCGGCGGATTTTCGGCAGGTTGCGGCCGATCTTCATGATGACGGCGGCCTGCGTGTCGACGAGGCGGCGGGACAGTTCCTCCTCCTTCATCGTGCCGGGCAGCACCGACAGCACGTCGTCGCCCTGCACGATCGGCAATCCGGAGAGCGACCAGCAGCCGGACATGGCGGTGATGCCGGGAATGACCTCGGTCGGAAAACGATCGGCGAGCCGCACATGCAGGTGCATGTAGGAGCCGTAGAACATCGGGTCGCCTTCGGAAAGGATCGCGACGGTGCGGCCGGCCGCAAGATGCTCTGCGACGGCGGCAGCCGAGGCATCGTAGAAGGCCGTGATCTGCTGCTTGTAGTCGTCGTGATCCTTGTCGATCTCCGTCGTCACGGGATAGTAGAGCGGCAGTTCCGCCATGCCCGGCTTCAGGAGCCCCTCGACGATGGCTCGGCCGTTGCCGGAGCGGCCGGCCTTGGCGAAATAGGCGAGCACGTCGGCCTCGCCTATCGCCCGCACCGCCTTCAGCGTCAGAAGTTCCGGATCGCCCGGCCCCGTGCCCACGCCGTAAAGTCGTCCCGTCGTCGTCATCATGTTCATAGCCCCGGCCTCGCCAGCGAATTGAGAGCGGCCGCGGTCATCGCGCTGCCACCGAGCCGGCCGCGCACGATCGCAAAGGGCACGCCATAGGAGTTTTCCGCCAGCGCGTCCTTCGATTCCGCCGCACCGACGAAGCCGACCGGCATGCCGAGGATCGCCGCCGGTTTCGGCGCGCCGTCGCGCAGAAGTTCGAGCAGGTAGAAGAGGGCGGTCGGCGCATTGCCGATGGCGACGACAGAGCCTGCCATGCGCTCCAGCCAGAGGCGGATGGCGGCGGCGGAGCGGGTATTGTCGATCTCCCTTGCGAGATCGGGCGTTCGCGGGTCGCGCAGCGTGCAGATCACGTCGTTGTTCGCCGGCAGGCGGGCGGCGGTGACGCCGCGCGCGACCATTTCGGCATCGCAGAAGATCGGCGCGCCGGCCTGCAGGGCGGCGCGGGCGGAACCCACGAAATCCGGCGAGAAGACGAAATGCGCCGCCGCCTCGACAAGACCGGCCGCATGGATCATGCGCACGGCGACGTCCGATTCCGCTTCGGAAAAGCGGGAAAGATCGGCTTCGGCGCGGATGATCGCGAAGGATTTCTCATAGATGGCCGTGCCATCCTTGATGTAGTCGTACTCTGTCATTGTTGGCCTTGAAATGCGGAAACGAGGGCGGCGGGCGCGGTGCGCTCGAGCAGGCTTTGGGCGGTCTCTTTCTCCCTGCGGCCGCTCTGCAGGAACGAGCCGAGGCGTTCGATAGCCGGCTTCAGAGTATCGGCCGGAAGGAGGGTCGCGGGTGGATCGCCGGCGCGCCCGTCGAGCACGAGGCCGATGCCGGCGGCGGTGCCGCAGAGCGTCACGGCGGCTTTCGCCGGATGGGCGCAGCCCTTCGGGCAGCCGGAGATGTGAAGGTCGACCGAACCATCCAGCAGGACGCCGGCATGCGCGACCAGGGCATCGGCGGCCGCGCGCGTGTCGAAGGCGGCGGAGGCGCAGCCGGCGGCGCCGGCGCAGATCGATATGGACCGGCCGGGGGCGTCGTCGGCGCTCCAGAAGCCTTCGCGTTCGGCGGCGCGCTTGGCTTCCGCAAGTTCCCGTCCCTCAAGTCCGCGCGCCAGAAGGGTCCGGTGCGGGGCAAGACGGTATTCCGTGGCCCCGCAGGTCTCAAGGGCGTGGACTAGCGCTGCGAGGCGGTCGGCATGCATCTGGCCATAGGCGGGCGCGAGGCCGAGCACGGTTTCCGCGCCGATGCTGTGGTTGCCGATCGGGTGACGGGCGGAGGCGGAAAGGCGCTCCGTGGCAACCGCTGCATCGAGGCGTGCCGCCAGCATCCGGGCGTCGAGTTCGCGGCCGCGGGCGGTGGGGCCGATGGCGGCGAGCGCCGCGACGACGGCCATCGTCCTGTCGATCACGTCCTCTGCCGGAAACAGGCCGATCCCGTTTGCCGTCGCGCGGTCGCCGCCGACGGAGAGGCGCCATGCCGTTCCTTCGGCCGCGGCGTCGAGACGAATGTCGGCGACCATGTCGGCAAGGCAAAGCACGCCGCCGCCATCGACGACGATGGCGAGCTTGGGCGCAAGCACGAGGGACGCTTCGGCAACGGCGCGGCGCAGCGCATCGGCGAGCGGCGCCGCATCGGCGGTTTCCGAGGGATCGATGCCGGCGAGTGGCGGCGTTTCGATGGCGACGCCCGTCTGCGGCGCGATGCCGGCCGCCTCTAGACCGGCGGCAAGGCGAGGCACCGAAGCCTCCGTCAGGCCGCGAAGCTGCAGGTTGCCGCGGGCGGTGATTTCGATGAGGCCGTTGCCGTGCTCGCGGGCGAGGGTGGCGATGGCCACGAGGTCCCGGGCGCTGAGGGCAGGCGCGACCGGCCGCAGGCGCACCAGCAGGCCGTCGCCGGTCTGCATCGGCGTGGCGACCGACGGGCATGAACCGCGGCGCAGGGCATTCGGCTCGGTCCGGGCGAGGGGCGCCGTCATGCCGCGCCCTCTTCGCTGGCGGGGCGGCGGATCAGGTAGGTATCCATGATCCAGCCGTGCTCTTCGCGTGCCTTGCGGCGCGTTTCGGTGATGGTCTCGGCCATGTCGGCGAGCCGGCCGGAGAGAAGGATTTCGTGCGGCGTGCCGAGATAGGCGCCCCACCAGATTTCCGCTTCCGGGTCTTCCACGGTGCGGAAGGCCTGCACGCCATCGAGCATCACAAGCGCATCGCGCGCCGTCCCGGGCCAGCCCTCGGAAAGGCGGCGGCCCGTGGTGATCTCGACGGGCAGGCCGATGCGGTTGAGCGCGATGCCGTGGCCGGCGCACAGCGCCTGCACGCTGGTGATGCCGGGAATGACCTCGGTCTCGAAGGTGACGTTGCCGGCCGTGCGCACGTGTTCGATGATGCGCAGCGTGCTGTCGTAGAGCATCGGATCGCCCCAGACGAGCAGGCCGAGCGTCTGGTCTTCGCCCACCTCGCCGAGAAGCGTGCGCTCGTAGATGGCGGCGATGGCGCGGTGCCAGTCGTGCACGCCATCCGCATAGGCGCCGTCGGCGCGGCGTACCGGCACGGCATAGTCGAGGATGCGGCAGTCGGGGTTGGTGAGGAACCGGTCGCAGATGTCGCGGCGCACGGCGGCAAGATAGGCCTTCTCGTCGCCCTTGGTGGGAATGAGCAGCACGTCGGCCCGGTTCAGTGCGCCAATCGCCTGAACGGTCATATGCTCGGGATTGCCCGCGCCGATCCCGATGACCAGTATCTTTCTCAAAGTCCGTCTCCCGTGCGGCTTGCGCTCCCGGTTTGCGGCCCGATTTGGGTCCCGCTCCCCTTCCTAATCCCAAAAGCCGCCGGAAAACAGTCCCCGATTCGCGTCCTTTGCCGGTCTTTTTGAGACTCCGGGCCGGCGCCTCAGGCCGCCTCGCGGCTGGTGAGGTAGGCGCGCGGCGACGCGCCGAGCATGCGCTTGAACATGGTGGTGAAGGCGGGCACGCTTTCGTAACCCGCATCGAGCGCCACGCGCGTTACCGGCTCGCCGGCGGCAAGGCGTGGCAGGCAGGCGA
This region includes:
- a CDS encoding precorrin-3B C(17)-methyltransferase, with protein sequence MTGKLFVIGTGPGNPDQMTPEALHAVAASTEFFGYFPYIDRLNLRPDQIKVASDNREELNRAEAALTRAAAGIDVCVVSGGDPGVFAMAAAVCEAIDAGPEAWKTVDLVIVPGVTAMLAVAARIGAPLGHDFCAISLSDNLKPWEIIEKRLRMVSEAGLVIALYNPISKARPWQLGKAFEILREMLPAQTPVIFGRAAGRPDERMLVMPLGEAEAERADMATCVVIGSPETRVIARPDLPDLVYTPRFLKAPST
- the cobF gene encoding precorrin-6A synthase (deacetylating), which translates into the protein MRKILVIGIGAGNPEHMTVQAIGALNRADVLLIPTKGDEKAYLAAVRRDICDRFLTNPDCRILDYAVPVRRADGAYADGVHDWHRAIAAIYERTLLGEVGEDQTLGLLVWGDPMLYDSTLRIIEHVRTAGNVTFETEVIPGITSVQALCAGHGIALNRIGLPVEITTGRRLSEGWPGTARDALVMLDGVQAFRTVEDPEAEIWWGAYLGTPHEILLSGRLADMAETITETRRKAREEHGWIMDTYLIRRPASEEGAA
- a CDS encoding precorrin-2 C(20)-methyltransferase, with the translated sequence MMTTTGRLYGVGTGPGDPELLTLKAVRAIGEADVLAYFAKAGRSGNGRAIVEGLLKPGMAELPLYYPVTTEIDKDHDDYKQQITAFYDASAAAVAEHLAAGRTVAILSEGDPMFYGSYMHLHVRLADRFPTEVIPGITAMSGCWSLSGLPIVQGDDVLSVLPGTMKEEELSRRLVDTQAAVIMKIGRNLPKIRRALANAGRLSEAVYVERGTTPSSKSMRLSEKLDDSAPYFSLVLVPGWSGRQ
- the cobG gene encoding precorrin-3B synthase → MTAPLARTEPNALRRGSCPSVATPMQTGDGLLVRLRPVAPALSARDLVAIATLAREHGNGLIEITARGNLQLRGLTEASVPRLAAGLEAAGIAPQTGVAIETPPLAGIDPSETADAAPLADALRRAVAEASLVLAPKLAIVVDGGGVLCLADMVADIRLDAAAEGTAWRLSVGGDRATANGIGLFPAEDVIDRTMAVVAALAAIGPTARGRELDARMLAARLDAAVATERLSASARHPIGNHSIGAETVLGLAPAYGQMHADRLAALVHALETCGATEYRLAPHRTLLARGLEGRELAEAKRAAEREGFWSADDAPGRSISICAGAAGCASAAFDTRAAADALVAHAGVLLDGSVDLHISGCPKGCAHPAKAAVTLCGTAAGIGLVLDGRAGDPPATLLPADTLKPAIERLGSFLQSGRREKETAQSLLERTAPAALVSAFQGQQ
- a CDS encoding precorrin-8X methylmutase, with the translated sequence MTEYDYIKDGTAIYEKSFAIIRAEADLSRFSEAESDVAVRMIHAAGLVEAAAHFVFSPDFVGSARAALQAGAPIFCDAEMVARGVTAARLPANNDVICTLRDPRTPDLAREIDNTRSAAAIRLWLERMAGSVVAIGNAPTALFYLLELLRDGAPKPAAILGMPVGFVGAAESKDALAENSYGVPFAIVRGRLGGSAMTAAALNSLARPGL